A genome region from Chiroxiphia lanceolata isolate bChiLan1 chromosome 5, bChiLan1.pri, whole genome shotgun sequence includes the following:
- the NDUFB2 gene encoding NADH dehydrogenase [ubiquinone] 1 beta subcomplex subunit 2, mitochondrial, translating into MSPPRGVPAPEGGGGSNRRGCCWAVRVTLGTDMVVAALGRVAAARLLRAGVAAPGRRRAGGGGVHIAPRYRQVPELTRAQVIRSELLSGLMWFWIFWHFWHSSDMVLGHFPYPDASAWTDEELGIPPDDEE; encoded by the exons ATGTCCCCACCCCGCGGTGTCCCCGCCCCGGAAGGCGGCGGCGGCTCCAATCGGCGCGGGTGTTGCTGGGCGGTGCGGGTGACATTGGGCACGGACATGGTGGTGGCGGCGCTGGGCCGGGTGGCGGCGGCGCGGCTGCTGCGGGCCGGGGTGGCCgcgccggggcggcggcg cgcgggcggcggcggggtgCACATCGCGCCGCGGTACCGGCAGGTCCCGGAGCTGACGCGGGCGCAGGTGATCCGGAGCGAGCTCCTCAGCGGCCTCATGTGGTTCTGGATCTTCTGGCACTTCTGGCACAGTTCGGACATGGTGCTG GGACACTTCCCGTATCCCGACGCTTCGGCCTGGACGGACGAGGAGCTCGGGATTCCTCCGGACGACGAGGAATAG
- the LOC116787694 gene encoding uncharacterized protein LOC116787694 isoform X1, with protein sequence MDPDSQILVLFYPSPHCPWHVVPCVTILKHFMFSILLRLDVSTAAFDLQRQLYLPRLNPHLLHSSLTSGPFTDLSALAGLGSLDSCNGHVATAAHTLLLESQGQRAWEGASKIDVPALLRSTCSQGWERQLQNPHPPPLLLPVSKLCLVLRNGCLFQVSSRSISHVQCCHTNKDSHGSLLPRCPMTYFPVCTRNPAGPLCAPLISSARSNFIDSSPEASSLVRGARVLARRETDGYYYLGHIAQEVKGSRERFVIEFDKSRARKGKVQLRLQETPLYDILHYEDARRRRLAPGDRVLAPWEARAERFGPGTVLKVVESKEAHLAHNRSGVLVNFWNGQTKEVSSDQALQIPLPLSERIILELQMPLAARQMVVDSSLHYPYIVTPGYRASGHYRLGHSDLDCWPGGLYSAHQCAKCSWECTSLPRCCLAAWEPTRPVGCKVQQENAFIPGTGLAEELLSKKIEEELSELRITSSESVSREEEKKEETRLETENVPKDVWSCLGEDNEFIEPKKGAQREMAHAMVDTAVNTDSWLMETDHKEEPDSRQQDAETEANFKHEHGLFESRVAEAPVQHSPRSPSLGTSALVPFRRQSFFDQVNQSLEKDSLTIRSALCVQRPHRTTNVLARRSTKLLNLLKHKSITKSILNDASQERWKEMGFDRAKTEHKRRKEEQRQLKREQQQEADGIQHQLHKDNQRQQLRQRTLQGLEKQLEHKERALQHMALLQAAGAQRSRKESSFQEEGKKASQRLQFLKTQRSQREELQAECNERSFEQEKERLEFLRSRMQPRQEMLEQEPREQDKQQNQHPAAKVRVFQSGDRRSEDGKRRPKNP encoded by the exons ATGGACCCTGATTCGCAGATTTTGGTGTTGTTTTATCCTTCACCTCATTGTCCCTGGCATGTTGTTCCCTGTGTCACCATTCTCAAACATTTCATGTTTTCCATCTTGCTCAGGCTGGATGTCTCCACTGCTGCCTTTGACCTGCAGAGGCAACTTTATCTCCCTAGACTCAACCCCCACCTCCTTCATTCTTCCTTGACTTCAGGTCCTTTCACTGACCTTTCAGCTCTTGCTGGCTTGGGGAGCTTGGACAGCTGCAATGGACACGTGGCCACTGCTGCCCACACGCTGCTGTTGGAGAGCCAGGGGCAGAGGGCCTGGGAGGGAGCCAGCAAGATTGATGTGCCTGCATTGCTGAGGAGTacctgctcccagggatgggagaggCAGCTCCAGAACCCCCACCCTCCCCCTCTTCTGCTGCCTGTCTCCAAGCTGTGCCTTGTCCTGAGAAATGGGTGTCTTTTCCAG GTAAGCTCCAGGTCCATCTCACATGTCCAGTGTTGTCACACTAATAAAGATTCCCATGGCTCTCTGCTGCCAAGATGTCCAATGACATA cttTCCTGTTTGCACACGGAACCCAGCAGGTCCTCTTTGTGCACCCTTGATATCCTCAGCAAGGAGTAATTTCATTGATTCGTCCCCAGAGGCATCCAGTTTAGTGAGGGGGGCTCGTGTGTTGGCAAGGAGAGAAACTGATGGCTATTACTACCTGGGCCACATTGCCCAAGAGGTGAAG GGCTCCAGGGAACGCTTTGTAATTGAGTTTGACAAAAGTCGTGCTCGAAAAGGCAAGGTACAGCTCCGCCTGCAGGAAACGCCTCTCTACGACATTCTCCACTACGAGGATGCCAGGAGACGGCGTCTCGCTCCAGGAGACAGGGTCTTGGCACCGTGGGAGGCTAGAGCTGAACGTTTTGGCCCCGGCACTGTGCTAAAGGTTGTGGAGAGCAAGGAGGCACATTTAG CACACAACAGAAGTGGAGTGCTTGTGAATTTCTGGAATGGGCAGACCAAGGAGGTGTCGTCTGACCAAGCTCTGCAGATTCCTCTGCCCTTAAGCGAACGCATCATCCTAGAACTGCAGATGCCTTTAGCAGCCAGGCAGATGGTGGTAGATTCAAGCTTACATTACCCATACATTGTGACACCGGGTTATAGAGCCTCAGGCCACTACAGACTGGGTCACTCAGACCTGGACTGCTGGCCAGGGGGTCTGTATTCAGCTCATCAATGTGCTAAGTGCAGCTGGGAGTGTACCTCGCTCCCCCGGTGCTGCCTGGCAGCCTGGGAACCCACACGGCCTGTAGGGTGCAAAGTGCAGCAGGAAAATGCCTTCATCCCAGGAACAGGCTTGGCTGAAGAACTGCTCAGCAAGAAAATAGAAGAGGAACTGTCTGAATTGAGAATTACATCTTCAGAAAGTGTTtccagagaggaagagaaaaaggaagagacgAGATTAGAGACAGAAAATGTTCCAAAAGACGTTTGGTCTTGTTTGGGAGAGGACAATGAGTTTATAGAACCTAAGAAG GGTGCTCAGAGGGAGATGGCTCATGCTATGGTTGATACCGCTGTCAACACAGACAGCTGGTTAATGGAGACAGATCACAAGGAGGAACCAGACAGCAGACAGCAGGATGCTGAAACTGAAGCTAATTTTAAACACGAGCATG GTCTTTTTGAGTCCAGAGTGGCAGAAGCTCCAGTTCAGCATTCCCCAAGGAGCCCTTCCCTGGGAACCAGTGCTTTGGTTCCTTTCAGGCGCCAAAGCTTCTTTGACCAAGTGAATCAATCGCTAGAGAAAGACAGCCTGACCATCAGATCAGCTCTGTGTGTACAGAGACCACACAGGACCACCAATGTGCTGGCTAGGAGATCCACAAAACTTCTAAACCTTCTAAAACACAAAAGCATTACA aaaTCAATCCTTAATGATGCATCTCAGGAGAGATGGAAAGAGATGGGCTTCGACAGAGCCAAGACTGAGcacaaaaggaggaaagaggaacagaggcagctgaaaagggagcagcagcaagaggcAGATGGCATCCAGCACCAGCTGCACAAGGACAACCAGAG gCAACAGTTGCGTCAGAGAACATTGCAAGGGCTGGAGAAACAGCTGGAGCACAAAGAGAGAGCTTTGCAGCACATGGCACTGCTCCAGGCTGCTGGGgctcagaggagcaggaaggaatCCTCCTTTcaagaggaggggaagaaggcAAGTCAGAGGCTTCAGTTCTTAAAGACACAGCGTTCACAGAGGGAGGAGTTGCAGGCAGAATGCAATGAAAGGAGCTTTgaacaagagaaagaaaggctg GAGTTTCTGAGGAGCAGAATGCAGCCACGGCAGGAAATGTTGGAACAAGAACCACGGGAGCAGGACAAGCAACAAAACCAGCACCCGGCTGCAAAAGTGAGAGTGTTCCAGAGCGGAGACCGAAGATcagaagatggaaaaagaagaCCAAAAAATCCATGA
- the LOC116787694 gene encoding trichohyalin-like isoform X3: MEKVARLSEGSFQGIRLPPTPPDKVSSRSISHVQCCHTNKDSHGSLLPRCPMTYFPVCTRNPAGPLCAPLISSARSNFIDSSPEASSLVRGARVLARRETDGYYYLGHIAQEVKGSRERFVIEFDKSRARKGKVQLRLQETPLYDILHYEDARRRRLAPGDRVLAPWEARAERFGPGTVLKVVESKEAHLAHNRSGVLVNFWNGQTKEVSSDQALQIPLPLSERIILELQMPLAARQMVVDSSLHYPYIVTPGYRASGHYRLGHSDLDCWPGGLYSAHQCAKCSWECTSLPRCCLAAWEPTRPVGCKVQQENAFIPGTGLAEELLSKKIEEELSELRITSSESVSREEEKKEETRLETENVPKDVWSCLGEDNEFIEPKKGAQREMAHAMVDTAVNTDSWLMETDHKEEPDSRQQDAETEANFKHEHGLFESRVAEAPVQHSPRSPSLGTSALVPFRRQSFFDQVNQSLEKDSLTIRSALCVQRPHRTTNVLARRSTKLLNLLKHKSITKSILNDASQERWKEMGFDRAKTEHKRRKEEQRQLKREQQQEADGIQHQLHKDNQRQQLRQRTLQGLEKQLEHKERALQHMALLQAAGAQRSRKESSFQEEGKKASQRLQFLKTQRSQREELQAECNERSFEQEKERLEFLRSRMQPRQEMLEQEPREQDKQQNQHPAAKVRVFQSGDRRSEDGKRRPKNP; encoded by the exons ATGGAGAAAGTAGCCAGACTATCAGAGGGGTCCTTTCAAGGAATCAGACTCCCCCCTACTCCTCCTGACAAG GTAAGCTCCAGGTCCATCTCACATGTCCAGTGTTGTCACACTAATAAAGATTCCCATGGCTCTCTGCTGCCAAGATGTCCAATGACATA cttTCCTGTTTGCACACGGAACCCAGCAGGTCCTCTTTGTGCACCCTTGATATCCTCAGCAAGGAGTAATTTCATTGATTCGTCCCCAGAGGCATCCAGTTTAGTGAGGGGGGCTCGTGTGTTGGCAAGGAGAGAAACTGATGGCTATTACTACCTGGGCCACATTGCCCAAGAGGTGAAG GGCTCCAGGGAACGCTTTGTAATTGAGTTTGACAAAAGTCGTGCTCGAAAAGGCAAGGTACAGCTCCGCCTGCAGGAAACGCCTCTCTACGACATTCTCCACTACGAGGATGCCAGGAGACGGCGTCTCGCTCCAGGAGACAGGGTCTTGGCACCGTGGGAGGCTAGAGCTGAACGTTTTGGCCCCGGCACTGTGCTAAAGGTTGTGGAGAGCAAGGAGGCACATTTAG CACACAACAGAAGTGGAGTGCTTGTGAATTTCTGGAATGGGCAGACCAAGGAGGTGTCGTCTGACCAAGCTCTGCAGATTCCTCTGCCCTTAAGCGAACGCATCATCCTAGAACTGCAGATGCCTTTAGCAGCCAGGCAGATGGTGGTAGATTCAAGCTTACATTACCCATACATTGTGACACCGGGTTATAGAGCCTCAGGCCACTACAGACTGGGTCACTCAGACCTGGACTGCTGGCCAGGGGGTCTGTATTCAGCTCATCAATGTGCTAAGTGCAGCTGGGAGTGTACCTCGCTCCCCCGGTGCTGCCTGGCAGCCTGGGAACCCACACGGCCTGTAGGGTGCAAAGTGCAGCAGGAAAATGCCTTCATCCCAGGAACAGGCTTGGCTGAAGAACTGCTCAGCAAGAAAATAGAAGAGGAACTGTCTGAATTGAGAATTACATCTTCAGAAAGTGTTtccagagaggaagagaaaaaggaagagacgAGATTAGAGACAGAAAATGTTCCAAAAGACGTTTGGTCTTGTTTGGGAGAGGACAATGAGTTTATAGAACCTAAGAAG GGTGCTCAGAGGGAGATGGCTCATGCTATGGTTGATACCGCTGTCAACACAGACAGCTGGTTAATGGAGACAGATCACAAGGAGGAACCAGACAGCAGACAGCAGGATGCTGAAACTGAAGCTAATTTTAAACACGAGCATG GTCTTTTTGAGTCCAGAGTGGCAGAAGCTCCAGTTCAGCATTCCCCAAGGAGCCCTTCCCTGGGAACCAGTGCTTTGGTTCCTTTCAGGCGCCAAAGCTTCTTTGACCAAGTGAATCAATCGCTAGAGAAAGACAGCCTGACCATCAGATCAGCTCTGTGTGTACAGAGACCACACAGGACCACCAATGTGCTGGCTAGGAGATCCACAAAACTTCTAAACCTTCTAAAACACAAAAGCATTACA aaaTCAATCCTTAATGATGCATCTCAGGAGAGATGGAAAGAGATGGGCTTCGACAGAGCCAAGACTGAGcacaaaaggaggaaagaggaacagaggcagctgaaaagggagcagcagcaagaggcAGATGGCATCCAGCACCAGCTGCACAAGGACAACCAGAG gCAACAGTTGCGTCAGAGAACATTGCAAGGGCTGGAGAAACAGCTGGAGCACAAAGAGAGAGCTTTGCAGCACATGGCACTGCTCCAGGCTGCTGGGgctcagaggagcaggaaggaatCCTCCTTTcaagaggaggggaagaaggcAAGTCAGAGGCTTCAGTTCTTAAAGACACAGCGTTCACAGAGGGAGGAGTTGCAGGCAGAATGCAATGAAAGGAGCTTTgaacaagagaaagaaaggctg GAGTTTCTGAGGAGCAGAATGCAGCCACGGCAGGAAATGTTGGAACAAGAACCACGGGAGCAGGACAAGCAACAAAACCAGCACCCGGCTGCAAAAGTGAGAGTGTTCCAGAGCGGAGACCGAAGATcagaagatggaaaaagaagaCCAAAAAATCCATGA
- the LOC116787694 gene encoding uncharacterized protein LOC116787694 isoform X2, translating to MDPDSQILVLFYPSPHCPWHVVPCVTILKHFMFSILLRLDVSTAAFDLQRQLYLPRLNPHLLHSSLTSGPFTDLSALAGLGSLDSCNGHVATAAHTLLLESQGQRAWEGASKIDVPALLRSTCSQGWERQLQNPHPPPLLLPVSKLCLVLRNGCLFQVSSRSISHVQCCHTNKDSHGSLLPRCPMTYFPVCTRNPAGPLCAPLISSARSNFIDSSPEASSLVRGARVLARRETDGYYYLGHIAQEVKGSRERFVIEFDKSRARKGKVQLRLQETPLYDILHYEDARRRRLAPGDRVLAPWEARAERFGPGTVLKVVESKEAHLAHNRSGVLVNFWNGQTKEVSSDQALQIPLPLSERIILELQMPLAARQMVVDSSLHYPYIVTPGYRASGHYRLGHSDLDCWPGGLYSAHQCAKCSWECTSLPRCCLAAWEPTRPVGCKVQQENAFIPGTGLAEELLSKKIEEELSELRITSSESVSREEEKKEETRLETENVPKDVWSCLGEDNEFIEPKKGAQREMAHAMVDTAVNTDSWLMETDHKEEPDSRQQDAETEANFKHEHGLFESRVAEAPVQHSPRSPSLGTSALVPFRRQSFFDQVNQSLEKDSLTIRSALCVQRPHRTTNVLARRSTKLLNLLKHKSITATVASENIARAGETAGAQRESFAAHGTAPGCWGSEEQEGILLSRGGEEGKSEASVLKDTAFTEGGVAGRMQ from the exons ATGGACCCTGATTCGCAGATTTTGGTGTTGTTTTATCCTTCACCTCATTGTCCCTGGCATGTTGTTCCCTGTGTCACCATTCTCAAACATTTCATGTTTTCCATCTTGCTCAGGCTGGATGTCTCCACTGCTGCCTTTGACCTGCAGAGGCAACTTTATCTCCCTAGACTCAACCCCCACCTCCTTCATTCTTCCTTGACTTCAGGTCCTTTCACTGACCTTTCAGCTCTTGCTGGCTTGGGGAGCTTGGACAGCTGCAATGGACACGTGGCCACTGCTGCCCACACGCTGCTGTTGGAGAGCCAGGGGCAGAGGGCCTGGGAGGGAGCCAGCAAGATTGATGTGCCTGCATTGCTGAGGAGTacctgctcccagggatgggagaggCAGCTCCAGAACCCCCACCCTCCCCCTCTTCTGCTGCCTGTCTCCAAGCTGTGCCTTGTCCTGAGAAATGGGTGTCTTTTCCAG GTAAGCTCCAGGTCCATCTCACATGTCCAGTGTTGTCACACTAATAAAGATTCCCATGGCTCTCTGCTGCCAAGATGTCCAATGACATA cttTCCTGTTTGCACACGGAACCCAGCAGGTCCTCTTTGTGCACCCTTGATATCCTCAGCAAGGAGTAATTTCATTGATTCGTCCCCAGAGGCATCCAGTTTAGTGAGGGGGGCTCGTGTGTTGGCAAGGAGAGAAACTGATGGCTATTACTACCTGGGCCACATTGCCCAAGAGGTGAAG GGCTCCAGGGAACGCTTTGTAATTGAGTTTGACAAAAGTCGTGCTCGAAAAGGCAAGGTACAGCTCCGCCTGCAGGAAACGCCTCTCTACGACATTCTCCACTACGAGGATGCCAGGAGACGGCGTCTCGCTCCAGGAGACAGGGTCTTGGCACCGTGGGAGGCTAGAGCTGAACGTTTTGGCCCCGGCACTGTGCTAAAGGTTGTGGAGAGCAAGGAGGCACATTTAG CACACAACAGAAGTGGAGTGCTTGTGAATTTCTGGAATGGGCAGACCAAGGAGGTGTCGTCTGACCAAGCTCTGCAGATTCCTCTGCCCTTAAGCGAACGCATCATCCTAGAACTGCAGATGCCTTTAGCAGCCAGGCAGATGGTGGTAGATTCAAGCTTACATTACCCATACATTGTGACACCGGGTTATAGAGCCTCAGGCCACTACAGACTGGGTCACTCAGACCTGGACTGCTGGCCAGGGGGTCTGTATTCAGCTCATCAATGTGCTAAGTGCAGCTGGGAGTGTACCTCGCTCCCCCGGTGCTGCCTGGCAGCCTGGGAACCCACACGGCCTGTAGGGTGCAAAGTGCAGCAGGAAAATGCCTTCATCCCAGGAACAGGCTTGGCTGAAGAACTGCTCAGCAAGAAAATAGAAGAGGAACTGTCTGAATTGAGAATTACATCTTCAGAAAGTGTTtccagagaggaagagaaaaaggaagagacgAGATTAGAGACAGAAAATGTTCCAAAAGACGTTTGGTCTTGTTTGGGAGAGGACAATGAGTTTATAGAACCTAAGAAG GGTGCTCAGAGGGAGATGGCTCATGCTATGGTTGATACCGCTGTCAACACAGACAGCTGGTTAATGGAGACAGATCACAAGGAGGAACCAGACAGCAGACAGCAGGATGCTGAAACTGAAGCTAATTTTAAACACGAGCATG GTCTTTTTGAGTCCAGAGTGGCAGAAGCTCCAGTTCAGCATTCCCCAAGGAGCCCTTCCCTGGGAACCAGTGCTTTGGTTCCTTTCAGGCGCCAAAGCTTCTTTGACCAAGTGAATCAATCGCTAGAGAAAGACAGCCTGACCATCAGATCAGCTCTGTGTGTACAGAGACCACACAGGACCACCAATGTGCTGGCTAGGAGATCCACAAAACTTCTAAACCTTCTAAAACACAAAAGCATTACA gCAACAGTTGCGTCAGAGAACATTGCAAGGGCTGGAGAAACAGCTGGAGCACAAAGAGAGAGCTTTGCAGCACATGGCACTGCTCCAGGCTGCTGGGgctcagaggagcaggaaggaatCCTCCTTTcaagaggaggggaagaaggcAAGTCAGAGGCTTCAGTTCTTAAAGACACAGCGTTCACAGAGGGAGGAGTTGCAGGCAGAATGCAATGA